A region of Nerophis lumbriciformis linkage group LG26, RoL_Nlum_v2.1, whole genome shotgun sequence DNA encodes the following proteins:
- the lft1 gene encoding lefty1, protein MDFPRAATACCVFFVLLGAGAAFTQQDLKEALLRELGLDEVPVVHRRDLDNAVVPAHVRNKYLSMLKAHHSRRRRALPSLAGILRGIPGNADISGEYVYSDTTRNRMVFDMESRIPDNSEVTMAELKLYQRASHHKRLAVDKRSHRPASNARVSVYWVQELPDGSNRTSLVDSRLVPIHETGWKSFDVTQAVHYWSKGLQKTPMHLEVWIEGERPGSYAAEAAKSVRFTTQEQTDNTLGKPELLLYTLSLEDYGSQGDCDVRQTKDTCCREQHFIDFRALTWTQYWIIEPAGYQAFRCVGGCRQPKRNYGYGERRCTVSESAPLPIMYLVKKGDYTEIEVAEFPNMITERCACTMDNVSIV, encoded by the exons ATGGATTTCCCGCGCGCCGCCACTGCTTGCTGCGTCTTCTTCGTCCTCCTGGGCGCCGGCGCAGCCTTCACGCAGCAGGACTTGAAGGAGGCGCTGCTGCGCGAACTGGGCCTGGACGAGGTGCCCGTGGTCCACAGGCGCGACCTGGACAACGCGGTGGTTCCGGCCCACGTCCGCAACAAGTACCTGTCCATGCTGAAGGCGCACCACAGCAGGAGGCGCCGCGCCCTGCCCAGCCTGGCGGGGATTCTCAGAGGGATTCCCGGCAACGCCG ACATTTCCGGCGAGTACGTGTACTCCGACACCACCCGGAATCGGATGGTGTTCGACATGGAGTCGAGGATCCCCGACAACAGCGAGGTGACCATGGCCGAGCTCAAGCTCTACCAGCGGGCGTCGCACCACAAGCGCCTCGCCGTGGACAAGAGGAGCCACCGGCCGGCGAGCAACGCCCGCGTCAGCGTCTACTGGGTCCAGGAGCTGCCCGACGGCTCCAACCGGACCTCGCTGGTGGACTCCAG GTTGGTTCCCATTCACGAAACGGGCTGGAAGAGCTTCGACGTGACCCAGGCCGTCCACTACTGGTCCAAAGGCCTGCAGAAGACGCCCATGCACTTGGAGGTGTGGATCGAGGGCGAGAGACCCGGCAGCTACGCGGCGGAAGCGGCCAAGAGTGTCCGCTTTACCACCCAGGAGCAGACGGACAACACCCTGGGGAAGCCAGAACTCCTCCTTTACACTCTCAGCCTGGAAGACTACGG CTCCCAAGGCGACTGCGACGTGCGCCAGACCAAAGACACGTGCTGCAGGGAGCAGCACTTCATCGACTTCCGCGCCCTCACCTGGACGCAGTACTGGATCATCGAGCCGGCGGGCTACCAGGCCTTCAGGTGCGTCGGAGGCTGCCGGCAGCCCAAGCGCAACTACGGTTACGGCGAGAGGCGGTGCACGGTGTCCGAGAGCGCCCCGCTGCCCATCATGTACCTGGTGAAGAAGGGCGACTACACGGAGATCGAGGTCGCCGAGTTCCCCAACATGATCACCGAACGCTGCGCCTGCACCATGGACAACGTTTCTATCGTGTGA